From a single Solenopsis invicta isolate M01_SB chromosome 4, UNIL_Sinv_3.0, whole genome shotgun sequence genomic region:
- the LOC120357591 gene encoding uncharacterized protein LOC120357591, whose translation MAQNVGDAAGMAKAIKNIPYHCFNQHANCGTWCGYHKNPETYKHSSIGEGFHNENLFEALKCLFDVLASKTERFVAGVSSNANESLNSIIASKALKSRFYGTSTSGDYRLACAINKKNDGEEYVAQLAQKLSLSPGKHTTKYGNTIASNARKRYLRSSTRDFKKRRILLKKMKTQLRHRKEFSEGPETYQSDMALLNSDIPTIVEIPNNLSLPIIVFFDLETGGFSKTADILQIAAKHETSTFSIYINSTQKIDERASQVTGLRIVAGQLQYRNNSVTSFPLSEAMQQFYKFLSGFHKKCILVAHNCKFDYPRLLAVIQKTFLIDHFKTVLHGFCDTLPIIKKCTGLTGKGENKLEQLASNLQISTTDAHNAINDVIILEQIIIKLGIPNQNILESTLTWNQAIEKKAFHDNLPNALKKLSVLSTCTSLATRKKLIAANISYDLILDSFKQHKLIGLLNLFGEDENGIVRVTKSRSVIQKISEFLEKMSD comes from the coding sequence ATGGCTCAGAATGTAGGCGATGCTGCGGGAATGGCTAAGGCTATAAAAAACATACCATATCATTGTTTCAATCAACATGCTAATTGCGGAACTTGGTGCGGTTATCATAAAAATCCGGAAACTTACAAACATTCCTCTATAGGCGAAGGTTTTCATAATGAAAATCTGTTTGAAGCATTGAAATGTTTGTTTGATGTACTCGCGAGTAAAACTGAGAGGTTTGTAGCCGGAGTTTCTAGTAATGCCAACGAAAGCTTAAATTCAATTATAGCTAGCAAAGCACTGAAGTCCCGCTTTTATGGGACGTCAACGTCGGGCGATTATAGACTAGCTtgtgcaattaataaaaaaaatgatggaGAGGAGTACGTAGCCCAATTAGcacaaaaattatctttatcccCCGGAAAACATACTACAAAATACGGAAATACAATAGCCTCAAATGCTCGCAAAAGATATTTAAGATCATCAACtcgagattttaaaaaaaggcgcattttacttaaaaaaatgaagactCAGTTACGAcatagaaaagaattttcagAAGGCCCTGAAACATATCAATCAGATATGGCACTCTTAAACTCTGATATACCTACTATAGTTGAAATACCTAATAATCTTTCACTTCCTATTATAGTTTTCTTTGATTTGGAAACTGGGGGTTTTTCTAAGACAGCAGATATTTTGCAAATCGCCGCTAAACACGAGACATCAACTTTTTCCATTTATATTAACTCAACTCAAAAAATTGACGAGAGAGCAAGCCAGGTTACCGGCTTACGAATCGTCGCAGGGCAGTTACAATATCGTAATAATTCAGTTACATCATTTCCCTTATCTGAGGCCATGCAACAATTCTATAAGTTTTTAAGTGgttttcacaaaaaatgtattttagttGCGCATAACTGCAAATTTGATTATCCAAGATTATTGGCAGTTATTCAGAAAACTTTTCTGATTGATCATTTTAAAACTGTGTTACATGGTTTTTGTGATACGTTgccgattataaaaaaatgtacaggaCTAACAGGAAAGGGTGAAAATAAATTAGAGCAATTAGCAAGTAATTTACAAATATCAACTACCGATGCGCATAACGCTATTAATGATGTTATAATTCTagaacaaataataatcaaattggGCATTCCAAATCAGAACATACTAGAAAGCACTTTAACCTGGAACCAggcaattgaaaaaaaagcttTCCATGATAATTTACCCAATGCTCTAAAGAAATTGAGTGTATTAAGCACTTGCACTTCACTTGctacgagaaaaaaattaattgctgcCAATATTTCGTACGATTTAATATTAGATTCTTTTAAGCAACATAAATTAATAGGATTGCTCAATCTTTTTGGCGAGGATGAAAATGGGATTGTGCGAGTTACAAAATCCAGGTCGgtgatacaaaaaatatctgaatttttggaaaaaatgtcCGATTAA
- the LOC105206346 gene encoding uncharacterized protein LOC105206346, whose amino-acid sequence MSENLKKKFFWKGKRVTEKVYNSRIRLQNVGKNLRNIYGCRNKVSDNLKECETGESEFGQLEGRRIIDLKTLAKELFCKKCDAMVSLLDTVEETRVGLASMFSVKCRSCMTIIRVATDKKHATSKENKQGRQIVHYDVNTRGAMGTLNAGIGNTHLNKLLASLNIPLYHPNTYKTHEKEVGCVVEKMAQDSCIRATVMERELTIKNIDKIKKLL is encoded by the exons atgagtgaaaatctgaaaaagaaatttttctggAAAGGAAAACGTGTGACCGAAAAAGTATACAATTCAAGAATACGGTTACAAAACGTCggtaaaaatttgagaaatatttatggCTGTCGAAATAAGGTATCTGATAACCTCAAAGAATGTGAAACTGGCGAAAGCGAATTCGGCCAACTTGAGGGAAGGCGTATCATAGATTTGAAAACCCTCGCAAAAGAAttgttttgcaaaaaatgtgatGCGATGGTTTCTCTGCTCGATACTGTGGAAGAAACACGAGTCGGGTTGGCTTCGATGTTTTCTGTCAAATGTCGGAGTTGCATGACAATCATACGAGTTGCTACAGATAAAAAGCATGCGACATCAAAAGAAAATAAGCAGGGTAGGCAGATTGTCCACTACGATGTAAATACCAGAGGAGCAATGG GGACTTTGAACGCAGGCATAGGTAATACACATCTGAATAAATTATTGGCTTCTTTAAACATTCCTTTATATCATCCGAATACTTACAAAACACATGAGAAAGAAGTAGGTTGTGTTGTTGAGAAGATGGCTCAGGACAGCTGCATAAGAGCAACTGTTATGGAAAGAGaacttacaattaaaaatatcgataagaTTAAAAAACTATTGTAA